In the Bordetella genomosp. 10 genome, one interval contains:
- the pdxR gene encoding MocR-like pyridoxine biosynthesis transcription factor PdxR, giving the protein MNAQSDQAMGSSAALPPPASGPDAHLYRQIYERIRGAIGAGTLNPGDRVPSARALAKELGVARGTVELAYALLAAEGYVQARGQAGTIVTPGLQRRPAPPHPAPLAERRGPVDHAAEDAGLAMQAHVPAHISTPISAPALAPPVSPATRRAPDMPAILPFQMGLPALDAFPRKIWARLGARHLRAAGPSDLSYPAPGGLASLRQAIAAYLHMARGIACGPAQVFVTSGYAASMQLAVHALLRPGDRAWVEDPGYPPTRSLLAQLNIAAVPVPVDKEGLAVTRGVALADDARLAVVTPAHQSPLGVSLSLPRRQALLDWAERRSAWIFEDDYDGEYRYASRPLPALKSLDRGGRVLYAGTFSKVMFPGIRLAYLVVPEDLCRRVEAVARVIGGGTPWLTQAVTQAFMAEGHFVRHIQRMRRLYAQRRAACARGLAQVLGDRMHVEPQPGGMHLVLRLHAGQRDRDLAARMHAEGMYAGTLSSWYGSPPPDGQALLLSFTNVESEEQAAALGRRIRALMD; this is encoded by the coding sequence ATGAATGCGCAAAGCGACCAGGCCATGGGTTCTTCCGCTGCCCTTCCGCCGCCCGCCTCCGGCCCGGACGCGCACCTGTACCGGCAGATCTACGAACGCATCCGCGGCGCCATCGGCGCGGGCACCCTGAACCCGGGCGACCGCGTCCCGTCGGCACGCGCCCTGGCCAAGGAGCTGGGCGTCGCGCGCGGCACCGTGGAGCTGGCTTACGCCCTGCTGGCCGCCGAAGGCTACGTCCAGGCGCGCGGGCAGGCCGGCACGATCGTCACGCCGGGTTTGCAAAGGCGGCCGGCGCCGCCCCACCCCGCGCCACTCGCCGAGCGGCGGGGACCTGTAGACCACGCAGCGGAAGACGCGGGCCTTGCAATGCAGGCCCATGTACCTGCTCATATCTCTACTCCGATCTCTGCCCCCGCCCTCGCCCCGCCGGTATCGCCGGCCACCCGCCGCGCGCCGGACATGCCGGCCATCCTCCCCTTCCAGATGGGCCTGCCCGCGCTGGACGCCTTCCCCCGCAAGATCTGGGCGCGCCTGGGCGCCCGCCACCTGCGCGCCGCCGGACCGTCCGACCTGTCCTATCCCGCGCCCGGCGGGCTCGCCAGCCTGCGCCAGGCCATCGCCGCCTACCTGCACATGGCGCGCGGCATCGCCTGCGGACCGGCGCAGGTCTTCGTCACCTCCGGCTATGCCGCCAGCATGCAACTGGCCGTGCATGCCCTGTTGCGGCCCGGCGACCGCGCCTGGGTGGAAGACCCGGGCTATCCGCCCACCCGCTCGCTGCTGGCGCAATTGAACATAGCGGCCGTGCCGGTCCCGGTCGACAAGGAAGGCCTGGCGGTGACACGCGGCGTCGCGCTGGCGGACGACGCGCGCCTGGCGGTGGTGACGCCGGCGCACCAGAGCCCCCTGGGCGTATCGCTGTCCCTGCCGCGGCGGCAGGCCCTGCTCGACTGGGCGGAACGGCGGTCCGCGTGGATATTCGAAGACGACTACGACGGCGAGTATCGCTACGCCAGCCGCCCGCTGCCGGCGCTCAAGAGCCTGGATCGCGGAGGCCGCGTGCTGTATGCCGGCACCTTCAGCAAGGTGATGTTTCCCGGCATCCGCCTGGCCTACCTGGTCGTCCCGGAAGATTTATGCCGACGCGTCGAAGCCGTGGCGCGCGTCATCGGCGGCGGCACGCCCTGGCTGACGCAGGCGGTGACGCAGGCCTTCATGGCCGAAGGCCACTTCGTGCGGCATATCCAGCGCATGCGGCGGCTCTATGCCCAGCGGCGCGCGGCCTGCGCGCGCGGCCTGGCGCAGGTCCTCGGCGACCGCATGCACGTGGAGCCGCAACCCGGCGGCATGCATCTGGTATTGCGGCTGCACGCCGGCCAGCGGGACCGGGACCTGGCGGCGCGCATGCACGCCGAGGGCATGTACGCGGGAACGCTTTCGAGCTGGTACGGCAGCCCGCCGCCCGACGGACAGGCGCTGCTGCTGAGCTTCACGAACGTGGAAAGCGAGGAGCAGGCGGCGGCGCTGGGGCGGCGGATACGGGCGTTGATGGATTGA
- a CDS encoding acyl-CoA dehydrogenase family protein has translation MDLQFTPEELAFRDEVRGFLKDQLPEATAAKVRNNLHLSREDMEDWQARVNARGWLASHWPREYGGTGWNAFEKFIFETECAVAGAPRLLSFGLTMLGPVLIKYGNEAQKKHWLPRILNGADWWCQGYSEPGSGSDLASLKTSAVRVADPAGDYYLVNGQKTWTTLGQYANMIFCLVRTDKSVKAQQGISFLLIDMKTPGIEVRPIITLDGEHEVNEVFFTNVKVPVENLVGEENKGWTYAKYLLTYERTNIAGVGFSMALLEKLKTAAARLAYKGRPLLQDPLFAARVARVEIDLENMKTTNLRVLAAVAGGGVPGAESSMLKIKGTVIRQELLSLIRRAMGPYAAPYIEAALHYGYDETPVGPPEAQSAAKAYFNYRKLSIFGGSNEIQKNIISKTILGL, from the coding sequence ATGGATCTGCAATTCACGCCCGAAGAACTGGCCTTTCGCGACGAGGTGCGGGGCTTCCTGAAGGACCAACTGCCCGAGGCGACGGCGGCCAAGGTAAGGAACAACCTGCACCTGTCCCGCGAGGACATGGAGGACTGGCAGGCGCGCGTCAACGCGCGCGGCTGGCTGGCCAGCCACTGGCCCCGGGAATACGGCGGCACCGGCTGGAACGCCTTCGAGAAATTCATTTTCGAGACCGAGTGCGCCGTTGCCGGCGCGCCGCGCCTGCTGTCCTTCGGCCTGACCATGCTGGGGCCGGTGCTGATCAAGTACGGCAACGAGGCGCAGAAAAAGCATTGGCTGCCGCGCATCCTCAACGGCGCCGACTGGTGGTGCCAGGGCTATTCCGAGCCGGGGTCGGGTTCCGACCTGGCCTCGCTGAAGACTTCCGCCGTGCGCGTCGCCGACCCGGCGGGCGACTACTACCTCGTCAATGGCCAGAAGACCTGGACCACCCTGGGCCAGTACGCCAACATGATTTTCTGCCTGGTGCGCACCGACAAGTCGGTGAAGGCCCAGCAGGGCATCAGCTTCCTGCTGATCGACATGAAGACGCCGGGCATCGAGGTGCGCCCCATCATCACGCTCGATGGCGAGCATGAAGTCAACGAGGTGTTCTTCACCAACGTCAAGGTGCCGGTCGAGAACCTGGTCGGCGAGGAAAACAAGGGCTGGACCTACGCCAAGTACCTGCTGACCTACGAGCGCACCAATATCGCGGGGGTGGGTTTCTCGATGGCCTTGCTGGAGAAGCTCAAGACCGCGGCCGCGCGGCTGGCGTACAAGGGCCGTCCGCTGTTGCAAGACCCGCTCTTCGCGGCCCGGGTGGCGCGCGTCGAGATCGACCTGGAAAACATGAAGACCACCAACCTGCGCGTGCTGGCCGCCGTGGCCGGCGGCGGCGTGCCGGGCGCGGAAAGCTCCATGCTGAAGATCAAGGGCACGGTGATCCGCCAGGAGCTGCTGTCGCTGATCCGCCGCGCGATGGGCCCCTACGCGGCGCCGTACATCGAGGCGGCGCTGCACTACGGCTATGACGAAACGCCGGTCGGCCCGCCCGAGGCGCAGTCCGCCGCCAAGGCCTATTTCAACTATCGCAAGCTGTCCATCTTCGGCGGCTCCAACGAAATCCAGAAGAACATCATCTCCAAGACGATCCTGGGACTGTAG
- a CDS encoding HPP family protein — protein MNPLLPSSPKTSPAGRLRFFRPMLAGATGRERFIACIGALACIGLTGLICAVMLGNGPQLPLLVAPMGASAVLLFAVPSSPLAQPWSIIGGNTLSAFAGYLIGQIVPNPVMAAGAAVAFAIGAMSIARCLHPPGGAAALTVALGGPAVAKWGALFPLVPVGLNSCMLVLLGIFFHKLTRRAYPHKPAPAANPHGTADPSPVDRVGPRQEDVEAALAKLGTTFDIDPEDLQQLLHEIEVQALVRTHADLLCADIMSRDVISVRPDATPAQAQELLLRHDIRTLPVLDEHGHLLGTVGLRDLVRPAASVADVLASAQTTDADQPAAALLPVLTDGRTHAVIVTDAAGCVAGIISQTDLLGTLGRAPFAGLPA, from the coding sequence ATGAATCCGCTGCTCCCTTCTTCCCCCAAGACGTCGCCGGCCGGGCGACTGCGTTTTTTCCGGCCCATGCTCGCGGGCGCGACCGGGCGGGAACGCTTCATCGCCTGTATCGGCGCGCTGGCCTGCATCGGCCTGACCGGCCTGATCTGCGCCGTGATGCTGGGCAACGGCCCGCAACTGCCCTTGCTGGTCGCTCCCATGGGCGCGTCGGCGGTGCTGTTGTTCGCCGTGCCCTCCAGCCCGCTGGCCCAGCCCTGGTCCATCATCGGCGGCAACACCTTGTCGGCGTTCGCCGGCTATCTCATCGGCCAGATCGTGCCCAATCCCGTCATGGCCGCCGGCGCCGCGGTGGCCTTCGCCATCGGCGCCATGTCGATCGCGCGCTGCCTGCATCCGCCGGGCGGCGCCGCCGCGCTGACCGTGGCGCTGGGCGGTCCCGCCGTCGCCAAATGGGGCGCGCTGTTTCCGCTGGTGCCGGTGGGCCTGAACTCCTGCATGCTGGTGCTGCTGGGCATCTTCTTCCACAAGCTGACGCGCCGGGCCTATCCGCACAAGCCCGCGCCCGCCGCCAATCCGCATGGGACCGCCGATCCGTCGCCCGTCGACCGGGTGGGGCCGCGCCAGGAGGACGTCGAGGCGGCGCTCGCCAAGCTGGGCACCACCTTCGACATCGACCCGGAAGATTTGCAGCAGCTTCTGCATGAAATCGAAGTCCAGGCGCTGGTGCGCACGCATGCCGACCTGCTTTGCGCGGATATCATGTCGCGCGACGTCATTTCCGTGCGGCCGGACGCCACGCCGGCCCAGGCGCAGGAACTGTTGCTGCGGCACGATATCCGCACGCTGCCGGTGCTGGACGAGCACGGGCATCTGCTCGGCACGGTCGGCCTGCGCGACCTGGTCCGTCCGGCCGCCAGCGTGGCCGACGTGCTGGCGTCGGCCCAGACCACGGACGCCGACCAGCCCGCCGCCGCGCTGCTGCCGGTGCTCACCGACGGCCGCACGCATGCGGTGATCGTCACCGACGCCGCCGGCTGCGTCGCCGGCATCATCTCCCAGACCGACCTGCTCGGCACCCTCGGCCGCGCGCCCTTCGCCGGCCTGCCCGCCTGA
- a CDS encoding LysR substrate-binding domain-containing protein produces MPAADDPVARTPPLAALRAFEAVARLGSLSRAAVELNVTKSAVSHQLRGLEAELGTPLLHRGGTVRRAEPTEAGAALLASVQQALTLLQTACRDVRMRSRGRRLHRLNLSANPSLAALWLAPRIGRFAELHPDIDIQVHLHASQDPAWHAQDIDMALLHVQPRGPRESQPGDILLMTETVVPVCHPDLVPPARRDDPSVFLEHRWLEERHVDSPETGWETWRERLGLSDARAQPPLVLSGMATIVSAASAGVGIALGRAPLVDEALDSGRLVALTPGLRLSGSWGYVMRVRPNRPIDAALPALVDFLLQEAESR; encoded by the coding sequence ATGCCCGCCGCCGACGATCCCGTCGCCCGTACGCCGCCGCTGGCCGCCTTGCGCGCCTTCGAGGCCGTCGCGCGCCTCGGCAGCCTCAGCCGCGCGGCGGTGGAGTTGAACGTCACCAAGAGCGCCGTCAGCCACCAACTGCGCGGCCTGGAGGCGGAGCTGGGCACGCCCTTGTTGCACCGGGGCGGCACGGTCCGGCGCGCCGAGCCGACCGAGGCGGGCGCCGCGCTGCTGGCATCCGTGCAACAAGCCTTGACCCTTTTGCAGACGGCGTGCCGCGACGTGCGCATGCGTTCGCGCGGTCGCCGCCTGCATCGCCTGAACCTGTCCGCCAACCCCTCGCTCGCCGCCTTGTGGCTGGCGCCGCGCATCGGCCGCTTCGCCGAACTGCATCCGGACATCGACATCCAGGTGCACCTGCACGCCAGCCAGGATCCCGCCTGGCACGCCCAGGACATCGACATGGCCTTGCTGCACGTGCAGCCGCGCGGGCCGCGCGAGTCCCAGCCGGGCGACATCCTGCTGATGACCGAGACCGTGGTGCCGGTCTGCCATCCGGACCTGGTGCCACCCGCGCGCCGCGACGATCCCAGCGTATTCCTGGAGCACCGCTGGCTGGAGGAGCGTCACGTCGACAGCCCCGAGACCGGCTGGGAGACCTGGCGCGAGCGCCTGGGACTGAGCGACGCGCGGGCCCAGCCGCCGCTGGTGTTGAGCGGCATGGCCACCATCGTCTCGGCGGCCAGCGCCGGCGTCGGCATCGCGCTGGGCCGCGCGCCCCTGGTCGACGAGGCCCTCGATAGCGGCCGCCTGGTCGCTTTGACGCCAGGTTTGCGCTTGAGCGGATCATGGGGATACGTGATGCGTGTCCGGCCGAATCGGCCTATCGACGCGGCGCTGCCGGCGTTGGTGGACTTCCTGTTGCAGGAAGCCGAATCACGCTGA
- a CDS encoding ABC transporter ATP-binding protein/permease, with protein sequence MYFDSRLWRLTAGLRAGMAGGILLGLLALAAGIARYIFLGQILARVFAGAPAAEWATPAIAAVAMIVLRALLDHLRTLQANRSAAQVQQVLRARLFDRIADLGPAWLGSQRTGGVMLTVIDGVEQLQTFFGQYLPQLAISIAAPFAIFAAIAWWDAPTAAVLLLAALLSLFGPMAVHMLDRRASLARTRALNAFGEDFLDAVQGLPTLKAFGQGKTWGKRLADKARELSNHTFWVLSVSLLTRGISDLGVTLGAALALTLGAWRVGHGAMSVEALLIVLMAGTEIFRPLRDLRSVLHRGMLGQSAAAGIHALMDARPADSAAPVQGGQKPATISPTIEFDAVEFSYTPQRRAHHGLSFRIEAGERVGVVGPSGVGKSTIVRLLLREHLPQAGAIRIGGYDIATLDGETLRSQIALVSQDITLFHGTIAENLRLGRPDASDEQLRAAARAANIDDFILSMPDGYATRLGERGLQLSGGQRQRIAIARALLRDAPILILDEALSAVDVENEAIIQEALDRLMAGRTTIILAHRLASVIGADRCLVLDAGRVVEEGKHDALMRNGGLYHALMHEQAAAHGAGNAGVQASDGGARQGGTGLAGAAGQAAAVDDAAAGGRRATAVTLNNTDADAGSLAVADDDADKANGDTPSAPRLRALSDDASQVGWRAVIATLMSVVRPWRGTLIATILLGVARVAAYIGVGVASALVVSAVRDGRPTGTLVTALLVVAPLAALFHWLESWLAHAMAYQLLADMRVKLYDKLERLAPAYLLRRRSGDLVALATQDVEMIEYFYAHTIAPAIVSVLVPLSVLGFLAVYSWPVALALLPFLGYALLSPVRGRRRVDALGASARQALGEMSAHVTDTIQGLGELQAFQATGRRRASFLEVAQAYGQRRLAILADLSAQTAWFELAMGLGGVAVAVVGALQVAAGSLPAGMLPLLVLIAVATFLPVSEISQVSRQLADTIAAARRLHVVHGEPEPVTDGPLPAPASPQGLPIAFDHVTFTYPEAAAPTLRDLSFAVPAGATVALVGASGAGKSTVANLMLRFWDPQAGSVKLGGVDLRQLNLDALRERVALVSQDTYLFNDTLAANIRLAHPGATDAELAEALHQAALSDFVRRLPEGLDTRVGERGMQLSGGQRQRIAIARAFLKNAPVLILDEATSHLDTLSETHVRQALDALMRHRTTLVIAHRLSTVRGADLVFVLGRGGLLASGRPEDVLKRENLYAGSGIS encoded by the coding sequence ATGTATTTCGACTCGAGACTGTGGCGCCTGACCGCCGGCCTGCGCGCCGGCATGGCCGGCGGCATCCTGCTGGGCCTGCTGGCCCTGGCGGCGGGCATTGCCCGGTACATCTTCCTGGGCCAGATCCTGGCCCGCGTGTTCGCCGGCGCGCCGGCCGCGGAGTGGGCCACGCCGGCCATCGCCGCGGTGGCCATGATCGTCCTGCGTGCCCTGCTCGACCACCTGCGCACGCTGCAAGCCAACCGCAGCGCGGCGCAGGTGCAGCAGGTCCTGCGCGCGCGCCTGTTCGACCGCATCGCCGACCTGGGCCCCGCCTGGCTGGGCAGCCAGCGCACCGGCGGCGTCATGCTGACGGTGATCGACGGCGTGGAGCAGTTGCAGACCTTCTTCGGCCAATACCTGCCCCAGTTGGCGATCTCCATCGCCGCGCCCTTCGCCATCTTCGCCGCCATCGCCTGGTGGGACGCGCCGACCGCGGCGGTGCTGCTGCTGGCGGCCCTGCTGTCGCTGTTCGGCCCGATGGCCGTGCACATGCTGGACCGCCGCGCCAGCCTGGCGCGCACCCGCGCCCTCAATGCCTTCGGCGAGGATTTCCTCGACGCCGTCCAGGGCCTGCCCACCTTGAAGGCCTTCGGCCAGGGCAAGACCTGGGGCAAGCGGCTGGCCGACAAGGCGCGCGAACTGTCCAACCATACCTTCTGGGTGTTGTCCGTCAGCCTGCTGACGCGCGGCATCAGCGACCTGGGCGTGACGCTGGGCGCGGCGCTGGCGCTCACCCTGGGCGCCTGGCGCGTCGGCCACGGCGCCATGAGCGTGGAAGCGCTGCTGATCGTCCTGATGGCCGGCACCGAAATCTTCCGTCCCTTGCGCGACCTGCGCAGCGTCCTGCATCGCGGCATGCTGGGGCAATCAGCCGCGGCCGGCATCCATGCGCTGATGGACGCCCGGCCGGCCGATTCGGCCGCGCCCGTCCAGGGCGGCCAGAAGCCCGCCACGATCTCGCCGACCATCGAATTCGACGCGGTCGAGTTTTCCTATACCCCGCAGCGGCGCGCCCACCACGGCCTGAGCTTCCGCATCGAGGCCGGCGAGCGCGTCGGCGTGGTCGGGCCCAGCGGCGTGGGCAAGTCCACTATCGTGCGCCTGCTGCTGCGCGAGCATCTGCCGCAGGCCGGCGCCATCCGCATCGGGGGCTACGACATCGCCACGCTGGACGGCGAAACGCTGCGCTCGCAGATCGCTCTGGTCAGCCAGGACATCACGCTGTTCCATGGCACCATCGCCGAGAACCTGCGCCTGGGCCGGCCCGACGCCAGCGACGAACAACTGCGCGCCGCCGCGCGCGCGGCCAACATCGACGACTTCATCCTGTCGATGCCCGACGGCTACGCCACGCGCCTCGGCGAGCGCGGCCTGCAACTGTCGGGCGGACAGCGCCAACGCATCGCCATCGCCCGCGCCTTGCTGCGCGACGCGCCCATCCTCATCCTCGACGAAGCCCTCTCCGCCGTCGACGTCGAGAACGAGGCCATCATCCAGGAAGCGCTGGACAGGCTGATGGCGGGCCGCACCACGATCATCCTGGCGCACCGTCTGGCCAGCGTCATCGGCGCGGACCGCTGCCTGGTGCTGGACGCCGGACGCGTCGTCGAGGAAGGCAAGCACGATGCGCTGATGCGTAACGGCGGCCTCTACCATGCGCTGATGCATGAACAGGCGGCCGCGCATGGGGCCGGCAACGCAGGCGTGCAGGCATCGGATGGCGGCGCACGCCAAGGCGGGACGGGTCTTGCCGGCGCTGCGGGCCAGGCTGCCGCTGTCGACGATGCCGCGGCCGGCGGCCGGCGCGCTACGGCCGTCACCCTGAACAACACCGATGCGGACGCCGGCAGCCTCGCCGTGGCCGACGACGACGCGGACAAGGCCAACGGCGACACGCCCTCAGCGCCGCGCCTGCGCGCCTTGAGCGACGATGCCTCGCAGGTCGGCTGGCGCGCCGTCATCGCCACCCTCATGTCCGTGGTGCGTCCCTGGCGCGGCACCCTGATCGCCACCATCCTGCTGGGCGTGGCGCGGGTGGCGGCCTATATCGGCGTGGGCGTGGCCAGCGCGCTGGTGGTCTCGGCGGTCCGCGACGGCCGCCCCACCGGCACGCTCGTCACCGCCCTGCTGGTGGTCGCGCCGCTGGCCGCCCTGTTCCACTGGCTGGAGTCCTGGCTGGCACACGCCATGGCCTATCAGTTGCTGGCCGACATGCGCGTGAAGCTCTACGACAAGCTGGAACGCCTGGCGCCGGCCTATCTGCTGCGCCGGCGCTCCGGCGACCTGGTGGCCCTGGCCACGCAGGACGTCGAAATGATCGAGTATTTCTACGCCCACACCATCGCGCCGGCCATCGTTTCCGTGCTGGTGCCCTTGAGCGTGCTGGGTTTCCTCGCGGTGTATAGCTGGCCGGTGGCCCTGGCGCTGCTGCCCTTCCTGGGCTACGCCCTGCTGTCGCCGGTGCGCGGCCGGCGCCGCGTCGATGCGTTGGGCGCCAGCGCGCGCCAGGCGCTGGGCGAGATGAGCGCCCACGTCACGGACACCATCCAGGGCCTGGGCGAGCTCCAGGCCTTCCAGGCCACGGGCCGGCGCCGCGCGTCTTTCCTGGAAGTGGCGCAGGCCTATGGCCAGCGCAGGCTGGCCATCCTGGCGGACCTGTCGGCGCAGACCGCGTGGTTCGAACTGGCGATGGGCCTGGGCGGCGTGGCCGTGGCGGTGGTCGGCGCCTTGCAGGTGGCGGCCGGCAGCCTGCCGGCCGGGATGCTGCCGCTGCTGGTGCTGATCGCGGTCGCGACCTTCCTGCCGGTCTCCGAGATCTCGCAGGTGTCGCGGCAACTGGCGGACACGATCGCCGCGGCGCGGCGCCTGCACGTCGTGCACGGCGAGCCGGAGCCGGTGACCGACGGTCCGCTGCCGGCGCCGGCCTCACCCCAGGGCTTGCCCATCGCCTTCGACCACGTCACCTTCACCTATCCCGAGGCCGCCGCGCCGACCCTGCGCGACCTGAGTTTCGCGGTGCCCGCGGGCGCGACGGTGGCGCTGGTCGGCGCGTCGGGCGCCGGCAAGAGCACGGTGGCGAACCTGATGCTGCGTTTCTGGGACCCGCAGGCGGGCAGCGTCAAGCTGGGTGGCGTGGACCTGCGCCAGCTCAACCTGGACGCGCTGCGCGAACGGGTGGCGCTGGTGTCGCAGGACACCTATCTGTTCAACGACACCCTGGCCGCCAACATCCGCCTGGCCCATCCCGGCGCCACCGATGCGGAACTGGCCGAGGCGCTGCACCAAGCCGCGCTGAGCGACTTCGTGCGCCGGCTGCCCGAAGGGCTGGACACGCGCGTCGGCGAGCGCGGCATGCAGTTGTCGGGCGGACAACGCCAGCGCATCGCCATCGCGCGCGCCTTCCTGAAGAACGCGCCGGTGCTGATCCTGGACGAAGCCACCTCGCACCTGGATACGCTGAGCGAAACGCACGTGCGGCAGGCGCTGGACGCGCTGATGCGGCATCGCACGACGCTGGTCATCGCGCACCGCCTGTCGACGGTAAGGGGCGCGGACCTGGTGTTCGTGCTGGGACGCGGCGGACTGCTGGCGAGCGGGCGGCCGGAAGATGTGCTGAAACGGGAGAATCTGTACGCGGGGTCCGGGATAAGCTGA
- a CDS encoding LysR family transcriptional regulator: MDLASLTMLVEIIDSGNLSQAARKLKVTRANVSYHLAQLEKAAGVQLLHRTTRRVEPTEVGARLYQHGLSIRNEMRAAQETIANLSQGLVGRVGISVPSGYGQLVMSHWLIEFKRLYPGIVLDVLFENRADNLRDDVDIAIRVLPEPPPSLVARPLGDVHYVACASREYVREHGLPGTLQALRDSPLITSSVMGKHLRLSAYRDGERHEIMLEPTLISEHFPFLRQGILAGLGVGLVPDYVVRDQLAAGEILSTLDEYRLSIFGTHMYLLYLSNRHQTRAVRTCIAFLLEKAGAAGA; encoded by the coding sequence ATGGATCTCGCCTCGCTGACCATGCTTGTCGAGATCATCGACAGCGGCAATCTCAGCCAAGCCGCGCGCAAGCTCAAGGTGACGCGGGCCAACGTCAGCTATCACCTGGCGCAGCTCGAAAAAGCCGCCGGCGTGCAGCTCCTGCACCGCACCACGCGGCGGGTGGAACCCACGGAGGTAGGGGCCCGCCTGTACCAACACGGCCTGTCCATCCGCAATGAGATGCGCGCCGCGCAGGAAACCATCGCCAACCTCAGCCAGGGCCTGGTGGGCCGCGTCGGCATCAGCGTGCCCAGCGGCTATGGCCAGTTGGTGATGAGCCACTGGCTGATCGAGTTCAAGCGCCTCTACCCCGGCATCGTGCTCGACGTGCTTTTCGAGAATCGCGCGGACAACCTGCGCGACGACGTGGACATCGCCATCCGCGTCCTGCCCGAGCCGCCGCCCTCGCTGGTGGCGCGGCCGCTGGGCGACGTGCATTACGTGGCCTGCGCCTCGCGCGAATACGTGCGCGAGCACGGCCTGCCGGGCACGCTGCAGGCGCTGCGCGATTCGCCGCTGATCACCTCCAGCGTGATGGGCAAGCACCTGCGCCTGTCAGCCTACCGGGACGGAGAGCGCCACGAGATCATGCTGGAGCCGACGTTGATCTCCGAGCACTTTCCGTTCTTGCGCCAGGGCATCCTGGCGGGCCTGGGCGTGGGTCTGGTGCCGGACTACGTGGTGCGGGACCAGCTTGCGGCGGGCGAGATCCTGAGCACGCTGGACGAATACCGGCTCAGCATCTTCGGCACGCATATGTACCTGCTCTACCTGTCCAATCGCCATCAGACGCGCGCGGTGCGCACGTGCATCGCCTTCCTGCTGGAGAAGGCGGGCGCCGCGGGGGCATAG